In a genomic window of Piliocolobus tephrosceles isolate RC106 chromosome 1, ASM277652v3, whole genome shotgun sequence:
- the LRIF1 gene encoding ligand-dependent nuclear receptor-interacting factor 1 isoform X3 encodes MASTSDKGAQGRNDKKDSHGRSNKASHLKSDAEFKKIFGLTKDLRVCLTRIPDHLTSGEGFDSFSSLVNSGTYKETEFMVKEGERKQQNFDTKRKAKTIKKMDHIKKRKTENASNTIINGEANVTSSQPLSSILPTSDVSQHNILTSHSKTRQEKRTEIEYYTYERQEKGTLNTSAAYEQSHFFNKNYTEDIFPVTPPELEETVRDEKIRRLKQVLREKEAALEEMRKKMHQK; translated from the exons ATGGCATCAACATCAGATAAAGGTGCCCAAGGAAGAAATGACAAGAAAGATTCCCACGGAAGAAGTAATAAGGCATCACATCTGAAGAGTGATgctgaatttaaaaagatatttggcCTTACTAAAGATTTGAGAGTGTGCCTTACTCGAATTCCTGACCATTTGACCTCTGGAGAAGGTTTTGATTCCTTTAGCAGTTTGGTAAACAGTGGCACTTACAAAGAGACAGAGTTTATggtgaaggaaggagagagaaaacag CAGAATTTTGATacgaaaagaaaagcaaaaactattAAGAAGATGGATcacataaagaagagaaaaacagagaatgcTTCTAACACAATCATAAATGGGGAAGCTAATGTCACCAGTTCCCAACCTCTGAGCAGTATTTTACCAACTTCAGATGTGTCCCAACATAACATTCTCACGAGTCACAGCAAAACCAGACAGGAAAAGAGAACTGAGATAGAATACTATACCTATGAGAGGCAAGAGAAAGGCACATTGAATACAAGTGCAGCTTATGAACAAAGtcatttcttcaataaaaattataCCGAAGATATTTTCCCAGTGACACCACCAGAGTTAGAAGAAACCGTTCgagatgaaaaaataagaagaCTTAAGCAGGTgctgagagagaaagaagcagcTCTTGAAGAAATGCGTAAGAAGAtgcaccaaaaataa